A genome region from Clostridium sp. JN-9 includes the following:
- a CDS encoding DegV family protein encodes MVRLVTDSSADLPEEFLKKYHIAVVPLNIYIQGKEFKEGKNITSKEFFNKMFSSDEIPKTSQPSPLAFANAFKQFSKDDEILCLTISSGLSGTYQSACVGKGMCDLSVTVFDTLAGSLGHGILILKAAELALKGLNVNEIVNELNSCLKSMNILILLNTLENIVKGGRLSRFQGSIAKILNLKILLQGVHGKVVLIGKTRGKKKFLNKVLNVIGERKKDFSDTVFGITHVDNLADVEYIRNEIINRFHPKDIIINDMGATMSTYAGKGGMIISFY; translated from the coding sequence CCTTTGAACATATATATACAAGGCAAAGAATTTAAGGAGGGGAAAAATATTACATCTAAAGAATTCTTTAATAAAATGTTTTCTTCTGATGAAATTCCAAAGACTTCACAGCCCTCACCATTAGCCTTTGCAAATGCTTTTAAACAGTTTTCAAAAGATGATGAAATACTCTGCTTAACCATTTCATCCGGCTTAAGCGGTACATATCAGTCGGCTTGTGTGGGTAAGGGTATGTGCGATTTATCTGTAACAGTTTTTGATACCCTGGCAGGATCACTTGGACATGGTATTTTAATACTTAAGGCCGCTGAACTGGCTTTGAAAGGTTTAAATGTTAATGAAATTGTAAATGAACTTAATTCATGTTTAAAAAGCATGAATATCCTTATACTTCTTAATACACTTGAGAATATCGTTAAGGGTGGAAGGCTGAGCAGATTTCAAGGCTCCATAGCTAAAATACTAAATTTAAAAATACTACTTCAGGGAGTGCATGGCAAAGTAGTTCTAATTGGAAAAACCCGAGGAAAGAAAAAGTTTTTAAATAAAGTGCTGAACGTGATAGGTGAAAGAAAAAAAGATTTTTCAGATACTGTTTTTGGAATTACTCATGTGGACAATCTTGCAGATGTTGAATATATAAGAAATGAAATCATTAACAGGTTTCATCCTAAAGATATTATTATCAATGACATGGGAGCAACTATGAGCACATATGCAGGAAAGGGCGGTATGATAATATCATTTTACTAA